Within Paenibacillus sp. RUD330, the genomic segment GTACGGTACGGCATTCGAGGACATCAAGCTGACGATCGACCCTGAGACCGGCAAGGTCCTGAAAAAGTCCGCAACGGTGCAATCCACTTATCAGGACAGCATCGCTCCTGACTCTGCAACGGCTAAACTCGTCAATGAAGCTATCTCCCGTCATCCGGAACTGACGAAGCCGGTCGGCAACACCGACGGTACGATTACAAGAACGGACGCTTACAACAACGAGTCCGCTCTGGGCAACCTGATTGCTGATGCTATGCGCACAGCTGACTTCGGAGACGGAGAGAAGGCTGCAGACTTCGCGTTCATGAATCCGGGCGGCATCCGTGCCGATCTTCCAAAGGGCGATGTCACTTTCGGCGATCTTGCGAAAATTCAGCCTTTCGGCAACACTCTCGTCAAGCTGCATCTGACTGGAGCTCAAATCAGAACGCTGCTTCAACAGCAATGGGGTACAAATGCGGATGGAACGCCTAATACGAAGACGCTGCAGATTTCCGGCCTGAAATACACGGCTTACATGAAATCTCCTGTGAGCGAGCGCGTAGGCTCCATGAGCAAGTCCGACGGCACTCCGATCGACATCGACAAAACCTACAGCCTTGTCGTCAACAACTTCATGGCTGCCGGCGGCGACAACTATCAAGTGCTGACCGAAGACAAAAAGCAGCTGATCGGTCCTACCGATCTGGACGTATTCTACGATTACATCGTCAAAACGTTCAAAGGCGGACAAATCAAAGCTGCAATCGAAGGACGCATCAACAATATTCAAGATACGGTACCGGCTCCATCCAACGGAGGAGGTTCCGTTGCAACACCTGCACCATCCGCAACACCAGCACCATCCGCAACACCAGCACCATCCGCAACGCCTGCGCCATCCGCAACGCCAGCACCGAGCGCCACTCCGATTCCGGTACCTGCATTCACCGACCTCGGCAACGTCGCTTGGGCTAAGTCGGCCATCGAAGAGCTCGTGGCAAAAGGCATTCTGAAGGGCGTAGACGCAAATAAATTCGCTCCTCTGAAAAACCTGACCCGTGCCGAGTTCATCACGATGCTCGTTCGCGCTTACGGCCTGAACGATGCGGGAACGGTAACGTTCACCGACGTCAAGAAAGACGCTTGGTATACCGAAGCGATCGCAGCGGCTGTCAAAGCCGGCATCGTGAAGGGAACCGGCAACAACAAGTTCGAGCCAAGCCGCGTAATTACGCGTGAAGAAATGGCGATCATGGCTGCAAATGCTCTGAAGCTTCAGCATGAGCTTGCCAAGGTCGACCAAAACGCCGCTCTGTCCAAATTCAAGGACAAAGGCAAAATCGCTTCCTACGCTCAGGAATCGGTTGCCCAGCTTACCGATGCGGGCATTCTGACCGGCGTTGACGCCAGCCAGTTCGCACCGAAAGGCATCGCCAACCGTGCTCAAGCGGCTGTCATCATCTCCCGCCTGCTGCAAGCTTCCTAAGCTCCATCATTAAAAAAAGTGCGCCTCTGTCATCTCGTGATGGCAGGGGCGCACTTTTTTTGTTCTTGGAGAAGCATTCTAGTCCTGAAGCCCGTCATTATTTCCCGGGGCATAATGCCGCATCAGCGATGCCGTTTCATGATCGAACGGACAGCCGCGCCGCTCCAGCTGGCCGGCAATATCCTCCCGTTCCTCATCCGCAAGGTTTTGTCCGAATTTGAATTTGGCGGACAGGGAAGAGACCGTCAGCTTGACGACGGCAACGCCCTTGAGGCGAGGGACGTAATCAGGCTCTTCGGCGGCGATCGTTTTGTAGCCGCCTTCCGGCTGCAGCTTGGCCATCATCGCTTCGAGCGCCTCGGCTTTCTCCTCCAGATCATCCAGCGGAGCCGCCGTCCCGCGTATAAGCACCGACTTGAAGTAAGCGGTAGCCGGACAAGCGAGGAGCGGATCCGAGAAATAGGAAGGGATCAGGGCGTATTCCTTGGCCACGCAGAAGCTGACTTCCCCGGAAGCCGCGATGCTTTTCATTTTTTCCCCTGCCCTGCTCCCGTGAAAATACAGATGTCCATTGTGGTACACGAAATTAAGCGGCGTTATTCCCGGCGTTCCGTCCGGCCGGATGCTGGCCATGAAGCCGAATGTCATTTCCTTCAAGAAAGCCTCCAGCTCGATCTGGTCGCGGCTTTGATCGAATTCTTTCCTTCTCATTCTCTATTCCCCCTCGTTAATTCTGTCTTGCCGTTATGCCGCAGCCATGTACCGCCGGCTCCAGATGCAAGTCCTTTCGGAAGCAGGGTGCAAGGAAGCCGTGCGCCTTGCTCTAGCTGAACATTACAACTACAGTGGATAAATGATAAGATCCAATTAGAGTTCATTCCAATAGACCACTTGATGAGGAGAAGGAAGAGGCATGGAGATCCGATTGGCTTTTGAACGCTATTTCCTCCAATCCGGAAGCAAGAGAGCGGCTCTCTACGATTCGCTGCGCGATGCCGTCCGGAGCGGGCAGCTGAAGGAAGGGGAGCGTCTTCCGTCCTCCCGCTCTCTTGCCGAGCTGTACGGAATATCGAGAGGGACGGTTACTCAGGTCTATGACATGCTGTACGCGGAAGGCTACATTCAGGGAGCGCGGGGCAGCGGCACGTATGTCGCACAGCGGATCCCTTATCCTTCGGCAGGGCTGGAGCGCGTGGAGCAGCCCTCCGAGCGGATGTCGGCATGGTTCAACAGGCTGGAAGAACTGAAAGCGGACAAAGAAGGTTATCCTCCCGCTGCTCCTGAATCGCGGCAAGCAGGCCGTTCGTTCGGGCCGCAGCTGTTCCAGTCCGGACAGACGGATTTCCGCCTATTTCCCGTCAAGGAATGGAAGATCGCGCTTCATGCCGCCGTTCGGGAATGCATGCAGGAGAATCTCCCTGACTGTTACAGGGAAATACCCGGCTCCGGTCTATTCCGGCTCCGGGAGGCGGTGTCCGCCATGCTCTATAGGGAGAGGGGGATCGCGGCTTCTCCGGAGGAGATTGTCATGACGAGCGGCTCCAAGCAGGGGCTGGCCTTGCTGGTTCAAATTCTGGCTGAGCCGGGTCGGCGCATCGTGCTGGAACATCCTTGTTATGGCGGCATCCGGGAAGCGGCCTCCGTAACCGGGGCGGAGCTGATCCAGGCGGCAGTGGATGAAAACGGAGCGGTTCCGGGCGATTGGGATGCCGCGATAGCGGCATTGACGCCGAACCGCCAGTTCCCGACCGGGACGGTTCTGTCCGCCGAGAGAAGGAAGGAATGGCTTGCTTGGGCGGAGCGCCGCGGCGCGATCATCATTGAGGATGATTACGACAGCGAGTTCCGCTATTCGGGGAGGCTGGGCGAGCCTCTCAAAGCGATGGATCGCAACGGGCGTGTCGTCTATCTGGGAAGCTTCTCCCGCACGATGTACAGCGGGCTGAGGATCGGCTACGCTGTCGTTCCGTCTTGGATGGCTTCACGGCTCGCTCAGGCCAAAGCGTTTTATGAGCCCTACGCTTCCGGCCAGCTGGAGCAGATGGCGCTGGCCAATTTCATCGCGGAAGGCTCCTACGCCAAGCATCTGAGAAGGATGAAACGCCAGTACAAACGCAGGCTGGCAGCTCTCCACCGGGGGCTCGACGAGCTGGAGGGAGCTCCATTCCGCTTCCGCCCGTCCGATGCAGGCCTGCATCAATATGCGGAATGGACGGGCAGCAGAGATCATTACGACCGGCTGCTGCAGGGCTGCCGGAATAGGGGAGTCGCCTGGCATGACGGGAGCGGCTATTCAGCGGGCGAGCCCGGAGGAAACAAGGACAAGCGCTTCGCTCTTTTCGGGTTTGCGCATCTGGAGGAGGAGGAGATCGGCCGCGGCATGCAGGCCATCGCCGAACAGTGGAACGGGCTTGGCGGGAATGCGGGAGGCAGCCGTCGGGCTTGATCCTGCTTCCGTCCGACTCGGCCCTTCGTTGATTGGGAGAAAGAAGAGATTGAAACCGATCTCTATCTTTGGTAGAGTAGTAGATAAATATTTACTAAAAAATTTACTAAAAGCGATGTGCGTTTATGGCCACTCTAAAAGAAATTGCCGCCGAAGCGAAGGTGTCTGCCGCCACCGTATCCCGGGTGCTGAACTACGACGCTACGCTTTCCGTAAGCGAAGAGACGAGGCGGCGCATCTTTGCCGCCGCCGAGAAGCTGCGCTACAAGCCGAGGCAGATGAAGAGGAACCGGGAGGAGTCGACAGCGTCCGCGAAGCGGCTTGGATTGCTGCTGACATTGTCTGCGGATGACGAGCAGCAGGATTCCTATTTCTCGCTTATCCGCAAAGGCATGGAGCTGCGCACGGAGGAGCTTGGCTTGCCGCAGCCTGTCGTCCAGCGTTATACGGGCGGAGAAGAGCCGGATCTATCCGGAGTCGACGGCTGGATCGCGGCAGGCAGCTTCATGCCGGAGGATCTGGAGCGCCTTCTTCCTCCAGGAGCTCCGCTGGTCCTCGTCAACAATCACTTCGACGACGGCAGGCATGACAGCGTCCGGCTGAATTTTGAAGGAGCCGTCAATGGCGTGCTGGAGCATCTTCTGGGGCTTGGCCGCGACAGGATCGGCCTGCTGGCGGGAGAAGAGTATCCGGTCCGCATGAGCGCAAGCCCGGAGCCTCCCGTTCTCCATGACTTCCGGAGAGTCCAGTTCGAACGGACGATGAAGGAAAAGGGGCTGCTGCGCCCGGAGTGGATACGGACGGCGGCATGGAGCCCGGCCGGCGGTTATGCGGCGATGCAAAGCCTGCTGGATTCGGGGGAGCGGCCGACAGCCTGCTTCGCAAGCAGCGATCCGATCGCAGTGGGAGCGTTGAAGGCGCTGCAGGAACGCGGAATCCGGGTGCCGGAGGAGATGGCGCTCGTCGGCTTCAACGATATGGAAGTATCGGGTTATCTCCAGCCCCCTCTGACGACCGTCCAAGCGTTCCCGGAAGAGATCGGCCGCTCCGCGGTCCATCTGCTTCTCGATCGACTTGGAGGCAGGGAGGCTTCCTTGCAGCTTATGGTCAATACCCGCCTCATCATCCGCGAAAGCTGCGGAGCAGAGGCCAAATCATTCAAATAGGGGAGTTCTCATGCCGGTATCCTACCATGAAAAGGAACAAGTCTTTCATTTATACTCCAGCAAGATGAGCTATGTCATTCAAATCTTGAACGGCTATCCTCTCCATCTGTATTGGGGTCGCCGCCTGCGGGACGAAGCGGGATTCGAGAACATGCTGTGCAGGGTCGAGAGAGCTTCCTTCTCCCCGACTCCGTTCCCGGAGGACCGGACGATCTCCCTGGATGCGCTGCCTCAGGAATATCCCCAGTACGGTACGGGCGATTTCCGCGCTCCGGCCTACCAGGTCCAGCTTGAAGACGGGACCCGGATCACGGAGCTGCGCTACGATTCGCACACGATATCCAAGGGCAAGCCTGGTTTGGAGGGGCTGCCTGCCGTCTATGCCGAATCGGACGAGGAAGCCGACACGCTGGAGCTGGTGCTGCGCGACGATTACTCCGGACTCAGCATCATTCTCTCCTACACCGTATTCAAGGATGCCGGCATTCTGGCCCGCTCATCCCGGCTCCGGCTGGATCCGTCCGCCCGTCCGCTCCAGATTCTCCGGGCGCTGAGCGCCAGCGTCGATTTCCATGAGCAGGACTATGAGCTCGTCTACCTGTCCGGCGCGTGGACCAGGGAGCGGCATGTCGTTCGCAGGCCCGTCGCGGCCGGGGCTACGTCTCTGGAAAGCCGCCGCGGGTCGAGCTCCCATCAGCAGAACCCGTTCGCCGCTCTTGTCCGGGCGGATACGGGGGAAGAGCAGGGAGAAGCCTATGGCTTCAGCCTCGTCTACAGCGGCAGCTTCCTGGCGGGAGCGGAAGTGGATCAATTCGGCATGACCCGGGTGAGCATCGGCATCAATCCGTTTGATTTCTCCTGGCGGCTGGAGCCTGGCGAGAGCTTCCAGACGCCTGAAGCGATCATGGTCTATTCCTCCGAAGGGCTCGGCGGAATGTCCCGGGCCTACCACCGCCTGTACCGCACCCGTCTTTGCCGCGGCAAGTTCCGCGATCAGCCGCGCCCGATTCTCGTCAACAATTGGGAGGCGACCTACTTCAGCTTCAATGCGGAGAAGATCGAGGCGATCGCGAAGGCCGGAAGCGAGCTGGGCATCGAGCTGTTCGTGCTCGACGACGGCTGGTTCGGCAAGCGGGACAGCGACAACAGCTCGCTGGGCGATTGGGTCGTAGACCGCGTCAAGCTCCCGGACGGCCTTGAGGATCTCGTCCGCCGCGTCAACGGCCACGGCATGCAGTTCGGCCTCTGGTTCGAGCCGGAGATGGTGTCTCCGGTCAGCGAGCTGTACAAGGCCCATCCGGACTGGTGCCTTCATGCCGCAGGCCGCAGGCGAACGGAAGGACGCTCCCAGCTCATCCTCGACCTGTCCCGCAGGGATGTGAGGGATTACCTGTTCGATGCCATCAGCGGCATTCTGGGAAGCTGTCCGATCACGTATGTCAAATGGGACATGAACCGCAACATGACGGAGATCGGCTCCGCGCTCATGGAGGCGGAGGGGCAGATGGAGGTCGCCCACCGCTATATGCTCGGCTTGTATGAGCTGCTGGAGCGGATCGTATCCGCCTTCCCGGACGTTCTGTTCGAAAGCTGCTCCGGAGGAGGGGGCCGCTTCGACCCCGGCATGCTCCATTACATGCCGCAGACATGGACGAGCGACGATACGGATGCGGTCGAGCGCCTCAAAATCCAGTACGGCACGAGCATGGTCTATCCGGTCAGCTCGATCGGCGCGCATGTATCGGATGTGCCCAACCATCAGGTCGGAAGGACGGCTTCGCTGGAAATGCGCGGCGACGTGGCGATGTCGGGCAACTTCGGCTACGAGCTCGATCTGACCAAATTCGGCGAGCAGGAAAAAGAGATCGTGAAGGGACAGGTTGCCGCCTACAAGGAGCTGCGGAGCCTGATTCAGTCAGGCGACCTTTACCGGCTGCAGAGTCCGTTCCAGGGCAACGAGACCGCCTGGATGATGGTGTCGGAGGACCGGCGCGAAGCGGCCGTATTCTGGTTCCGGACGCTGGCGGAGCCGAACGCTCCGCTGCGCAGGCTTCGGCTGTCCGGATTGGATCCGGAAGCTTCCTACCGGATGGAAGAGCTGAAGACGGCGGGCGCAGAGCCGGCCGCCGCCAAGCTGCCGGGAACGGAGACGGCATGGGCCGGAGACAGGCTCATGCATCACGGCATTCCGCTTCCCCACTTGCATGGCGATTTCAAGAGCATGGTCGTGAAGCTGACGGCGGTATAGGATCATGAGCACGCCCTGAACCGGATTTAGCGGTTCAGGGCGTCTTTTTGCCGGGCAGTCCCCATGGCAAGTGAAGGCTGCCGCCGGCGGCAGTCCTAGGAGGATTAAGCTGTTTGAGTCCGAAACTGAATCCCATGAAAAGGAAGAGGTCGATAGATTGACAGGGGAATTGGATTCAACTATAACCATATGACGAGGCAATGGTGATTTTAAGCGAGGTGTGCAATGGAAGCGGGAAATTTTTGGTCCAAAATGAAGGGCGGCGGGAGAAGCGCCTTGAAGGCAAGCCCCAGAAATGCCGCGATCGGCGCCGCAGGAGGTTTTGCCGTCATCGCAGTGCTCGCCCTGCTCACGCAAGCCTCCTCGTCGGCGTGGCTCATGGCTTCGTTCGGAGCCAGCTGCGTGCTTGCGTTCGGCGTCTGGGACGCGCCTTTGTCGCAGCCCCGAAATATTGTCGGCGGCCATCTGCTGTCGACCCTGATCGGTCTGATCCTGTCTCATTTGTTCCATGGGGGCGTATGGGTCATGGCTGCCGGCGTAGGGCTTGCGATCGGCCTCATGATGCTGACACGCACGACGCATCCGCCAGCCGGGGCCGATCCGCTGATCGTCATCACGGCCGGCAGCGGATGGAGCTTCCTCGTCATGCCGGTGCTGATCGGCTCCATCGTCATCGTGCTGGCCGCATTGATCGTGAACAATCTGGACCCGGATCGAAGGTATCCGACCTTCTGGATCTGAGCGGTCTTCTCAGCCTGCGTCTAATCTGCGCGCAGCTATCCAGCTCAAAAAAGCCGCTCCGCACGGATGAGAATCCGCAGGCGGAGCGGCTTTTTGCCGTTCATTCAGGTTGTTGACAGCTTGCCGAGCTGTTCGCCCATCTTGACCTTGAGGCCGACGGCCAGGTCTGTACGGGGCTCGAACGTGCCGTCCTCGAACAACAGGACGACGGTGGAGCCGAACTCGAAGTAGGCCAGCTCGTCGCCGCGCCGGACATCGGCGGTCTGAGGCTCGGTGTACCGGATGCTGCTGACGTTGAGCGCGCCGACCTTGACGATGGCGATCTCGCCGCCATTGTGGGTCATGTACGTCACGAGCCGCTCGTTGCGGCTCAGCACGCGGCGCATTCTCGTGAGGCCGAATTCGTTCACCGGATAGACGCGTCCAGGCAGATGCTCCCGCTCCACGATGACGCCGTCAGCCGGCACATGGATGCGGTGATAATCGGTCGGGCTCAAATAAAGAACCGCATAATAGCCGTTGCGATAATTCTGGATGCGGGGCGAGCCGTTGAGAAGCTCCTCGACCGTATAGTCCTGTCCCTTGATGCCCAGCATCGTGCCGTCCTGGATAGGGCCGGCTCCCGTCACAAGCGCGTCGACCGGGCTTACCGCCATGTCCGCCGTATCGTCCACGGGGCGCATGCCGGGCTTCAGCCTGCGGGTGAAAAACTCATTCAATGTCGCGTATTCTTGGATTGCTCGCTCCGCTTCTTCGGTACGGATGCCGTACGTGCGGGCAAAACGGGGGATAAATCCCCGGCTGGCTCTGGATTTAGCAAAGCTTCCCGTCAGGCGGGAAATCCATTTGCGGGATCCGAGCTCCGTCATATGGCGGAATAACCAGGTCCACATGCCTCCGCTCTTCACGTCCTTTCGCTGTCAGCCATGCGGCGGTCTCGGCCCGCTGCTCTTGCGGACCTATGCCGGCATAGGCCGTCCCGACTAGTGTGCCACATCCGCATGGACAAAGCAATGAATTCGGGCGTATGAGGGAGTTATTTCAACGAATGGAAGCGATAGCGGCGAATGGCTTGAAGGACGGCCCACGCCGCGAGGAGAGCGGCAAGAGCCCAGGCTGCCGAGGAGACCGCGTCAGGCTGGACGTCCTTCCCGGCGATGCCGATGAAGGCCCATACGAGCACAAGCTCATAATAGGGATCCCGGAAAATCCAGCCGACGGCCAAGCCGAGCGAGGCGGCTGCTGCAAGTCCGATCAGAGCCCAAGCCGCATCTCCCCAGCCGAAGCCGTTCCAATCCAGGCTGTACAGCCAGGCAGAGACGTTGACGATCGTCGCGACGCTGATCCACCCCATGTAGATACTGAACGGAAGCTGGGCCAGCAGCTGCTCCCCTGCCGTCGCACTCGACGATTGGCGCTGTGTTTCGACATAGAGGACGATCAAAGACGCGAGCAGAATCAGCATGATGAGGACGCTGAGCCCGACATGCTCGTAATGCCAGGCGACGATCCATGCCGAGTTGGCCAGCCCGTTCAGCACGAACCAGAAGCCGATGGAGCGGACGCTGCTGCGCGAGCTGCCCTGCGGAGTCCATTGGTAGACGATGAACCCGGCCAAGAGCAGGTAGATCAGGCTCCAGATGCTGAAGACATAACCCGGCGGCGTGAGCAGAAGCGGGTATTGGTCGGACAGCTCCTTGGTCGTTTTTCCACCCAGAGGGAGCAGGACGGCGAGAGCGTTCATGACGATTACCAGGGCGAAGGCGATCGTGTTGAGAGCCTTCCATGCAGGGCTGGTCCGGGGCAAGGACGTTGGGGATGGACTCATGATTGGGTTTCCTCCTTGGCTCAGTTCGATCCGGTGCGATCTGGAACTGGTTCTGGATCGGGATTTGTTCAGAATTCGGATCAGGATGAAAATATTATACTCATTGGTATATATTCACCGAATGGAGAAGTGCCCAACCATTCTTTGCAGTGAGATAGCCGTCCGGTGCAGCCATCCGGTACGGCTGGCTCGGACAGCGTCCGGCCTTCGGACATTGCGGTTATTTCACGTTGAAGCCTAGAATGGCGCGGCTTCTGCCACGGCAGGACGCTTGGCCCTTTCGGGCTCGCCAGTCGGAGAATATTCTGAAGCAGCAAGCTTTCATGCAGGAAGGGGAGAAGCAGGTTGCAGAGGCCGAAGGTCGC encodes:
- a CDS encoding pyridoxamine 5'-phosphate oxidase family protein, which encodes MRRKEFDQSRDQIELEAFLKEMTFGFMASIRPDGTPGITPLNFVYHNGHLYFHGSRAGEKMKSIAASGEVSFCVAKEYALIPSYFSDPLLACPATAYFKSVLIRGTAAPLDDLEEKAEALEAMMAKLQPEGGYKTIAAEEPDYVPRLKGVAVVKLTVSSLSAKFKFGQNLADEEREDIAGQLERRGCPFDHETASLMRHYAPGNNDGLQD
- a CDS encoding PLP-dependent aminotransferase family protein, encoding MEIRLAFERYFLQSGSKRAALYDSLRDAVRSGQLKEGERLPSSRSLAELYGISRGTVTQVYDMLYAEGYIQGARGSGTYVAQRIPYPSAGLERVEQPSERMSAWFNRLEELKADKEGYPPAAPESRQAGRSFGPQLFQSGQTDFRLFPVKEWKIALHAAVRECMQENLPDCYREIPGSGLFRLREAVSAMLYRERGIAASPEEIVMTSGSKQGLALLVQILAEPGRRIVLEHPCYGGIREAASVTGAELIQAAVDENGAVPGDWDAAIAALTPNRQFPTGTVLSAERRKEWLAWAERRGAIIIEDDYDSEFRYSGRLGEPLKAMDRNGRVVYLGSFSRTMYSGLRIGYAVVPSWMASRLAQAKAFYEPYASGQLEQMALANFIAEGSYAKHLRRMKRQYKRRLAALHRGLDELEGAPFRFRPSDAGLHQYAEWTGSRDHYDRLLQGCRNRGVAWHDGSGYSAGEPGGNKDKRFALFGFAHLEEEEIGRGMQAIAEQWNGLGGNAGGSRRA
- a CDS encoding LacI family DNA-binding transcriptional regulator — encoded protein: MATLKEIAAEAKVSAATVSRVLNYDATLSVSEETRRRIFAAAEKLRYKPRQMKRNREESTASAKRLGLLLTLSADDEQQDSYFSLIRKGMELRTEELGLPQPVVQRYTGGEEPDLSGVDGWIAAGSFMPEDLERLLPPGAPLVLVNNHFDDGRHDSVRLNFEGAVNGVLEHLLGLGRDRIGLLAGEEYPVRMSASPEPPVLHDFRRVQFERTMKEKGLLRPEWIRTAAWSPAGGYAAMQSLLDSGERPTACFASSDPIAVGALKALQERGIRVPEEMALVGFNDMEVSGYLQPPLTTVQAFPEEIGRSAVHLLLDRLGGREASLQLMVNTRLIIRESCGAEAKSFK
- a CDS encoding alpha-galactosidase; the encoded protein is MPVSYHEKEQVFHLYSSKMSYVIQILNGYPLHLYWGRRLRDEAGFENMLCRVERASFSPTPFPEDRTISLDALPQEYPQYGTGDFRAPAYQVQLEDGTRITELRYDSHTISKGKPGLEGLPAVYAESDEEADTLELVLRDDYSGLSIILSYTVFKDAGILARSSRLRLDPSARPLQILRALSASVDFHEQDYELVYLSGAWTRERHVVRRPVAAGATSLESRRGSSSHQQNPFAALVRADTGEEQGEAYGFSLVYSGSFLAGAEVDQFGMTRVSIGINPFDFSWRLEPGESFQTPEAIMVYSSEGLGGMSRAYHRLYRTRLCRGKFRDQPRPILVNNWEATYFSFNAEKIEAIAKAGSELGIELFVLDDGWFGKRDSDNSSLGDWVVDRVKLPDGLEDLVRRVNGHGMQFGLWFEPEMVSPVSELYKAHPDWCLHAAGRRRTEGRSQLILDLSRRDVRDYLFDAISGILGSCPITYVKWDMNRNMTEIGSALMEAEGQMEVAHRYMLGLYELLERIVSAFPDVLFESCSGGGGRFDPGMLHYMPQTWTSDDTDAVERLKIQYGTSMVYPVSSIGAHVSDVPNHQVGRTASLEMRGDVAMSGNFGYELDLTKFGEQEKEIVKGQVAAYKELRSLIQSGDLYRLQSPFQGNETAWMMVSEDRREAAVFWFRTLAEPNAPLRRLRLSGLDPEASYRMEELKTAGAEPAAAKLPGTETAWAGDRLMHHGIPLPHLHGDFKSMVVKLTAV
- a CDS encoding HPP family protein, whose amino-acid sequence is MEAGNFWSKMKGGGRSALKASPRNAAIGAAGGFAVIAVLALLTQASSSAWLMASFGASCVLAFGVWDAPLSQPRNIVGGHLLSTLIGLILSHLFHGGVWVMAAGVGLAIGLMMLTRTTHPPAGADPLIVITAGSGWSFLVMPVLIGSIVIVLAALIVNNLDPDRRYPTFWI
- the asd gene encoding archaetidylserine decarboxylase (Phosphatidylserine decarboxylase is synthesized as a single chain precursor. Generation of the pyruvoyl active site from a Ser is coupled to cleavage of a Gly-Ser bond between the larger (beta) and smaller (alpha chains). It is an integral membrane protein.); the protein is MWTWLFRHMTELGSRKWISRLTGSFAKSRASRGFIPRFARTYGIRTEEAERAIQEYATLNEFFTRRLKPGMRPVDDTADMAVSPVDALVTGAGPIQDGTMLGIKGQDYTVEELLNGSPRIQNYRNGYYAVLYLSPTDYHRIHVPADGVIVEREHLPGRVYPVNEFGLTRMRRVLSRNERLVTYMTHNGGEIAIVKVGALNVSSIRYTEPQTADVRRGDELAYFEFGSTVVLLFEDGTFEPRTDLAVGLKVKMGEQLGKLSTT
- a CDS encoding TspO/MBR family protein is translated as MSPSPTSLPRTSPAWKALNTIAFALVIVMNALAVLLPLGGKTTKELSDQYPLLLTPPGYVFSIWSLIYLLLAGFIVYQWTPQGSSRSSVRSIGFWFVLNGLANSAWIVAWHYEHVGLSVLIMLILLASLIVLYVETQRQSSSATAGEQLLAQLPFSIYMGWISVATIVNVSAWLYSLDWNGFGWGDAAWALIGLAAAASLGLAVGWIFRDPYYELVLVWAFIGIAGKDVQPDAVSSAAWALAALLAAWAVLQAIRRYRFHSLK